The Paenibacillus mucilaginosus 3016 genome includes the window CGGCGCTGCATTTGGCCGACGTGGTGTTCTATGTCATGGATTACAACCACGTCCAATCGGAGATTAACCTTTCGTTCACGAAGAAAATGACGGAGTGGGGCAAGCCGCTCTACCTAATCATCAACATGGTCGACAAGCACCGGGAGCAGGAGGTGTCACTGGAGGCCTATCGCGACGGGGTGCGGGAGGCATTCGCCTCCTGGGGTGTCCGGCCGGACGGTATCGTCTACACGTCGGTGAAGGTGCCGGATCATCCGGCCAGCCAGTGGAACCGGCTCGATTGGCTGCTCCGGGAGCTGATCTCCCTGCGGGAGCCGCTCGTGAACCTAAGCCTGGAGAAGTCCGCCAAAGCGCTGGCCGGCGCCCATGCCGCCAAAATGGCGGAGGCAAACGAGCCGGCGAAGGACGCCATCCGCGCACAGCTCGAGGAAGGCGGCGTCGACATCGCTGCCCCACAGGCGGAGCTGGAGCGCCTGGCGGCTGAGCTCGCCAGGCTCGAGGAGATGCCGCGCATGCTCGACGCGGCCCTGCGCAAGGATGTGGCGGCGGTGCTCGACAACGCCAACATTACCCCGGCGGTGACGCGCGATCTTGCGCACGCCTATCTCGAGAGCCGCCGGCCGGGCTTCAAGGTCGGCTGGTTCGGCAGTGCCGCGAAGACGCAGGCCGAGCGCGAGGCGCGGCTCTCTGCGCTGCACAAAGACTTCGCGTCGCAGCTTGAGACGCAGGTTGAACGGCATGTGCAGCAGGCGGTGAAGTCGAGGCTGGAGGGGCAGGGACTGCCCTTGGCCCAGGTGACGGAGGCGGCCGACCGCATTCATGCGGAAGTGACGCCGGCCTGGCTGGCGGCGCAGGTCAATGAGGCCGCCTCGTTCGGCGGAGAGTACACGCTGACGTACTCGAAGGGCATTTCGGCGGAGGCGAAGGCGCTCTACCGCCAAGCCGCGCTTGCGGCCGGCGAAGAGCTGATCGCGCAGCTGGACGCCGCGCTGCAGGAGCCGCGGGCGGTCCTGCGCGGGCAGGCTTGCGGAGCTCCAGGCGCGCCTCGGCGGCCTGCGCGAGCTCGATGCGCTCGCCGCGGCCGAGGCGGCCTACGGCACCGCGCGCAGCTGCGCCAGCCGGCGGAGCGCCTGCGGGCGGCCGCGGGCGAGCTGGACGGCACCGCCGCGCTGGCGAGCATCCGGCGCTCGCTGCTCGATAAGGCTGAGCGCCTAGGGCAGGACCGGTTCACGATCGCGCTGTTCGGCGCGTTCTCGGCGGGCAAGTCCTCGTTCGCGAATGCGCTGATCGGGCAGCGGGTGCTGCCGGTGTCGCCGAACCCGACGACCGCGGCGATCAACAAGATCATGCCGCCGGCGCCAGAAGCGGGCTGGCCGCACGGCACGGCCAAGGTGCGGATGAAGAGCCGCGAGCGCCTGCTCGACGACGTAGTGTACTCGCTCGGCGTGCTCGGCATTCACGCCGAGGGAGAGAAGGCGGCGCTGGAGGCGGCGAAGGGGCTGCAGCCGGCCCAAATCCCGGGCAAAGGCAAGCCGCACTACGCTTTTCTGAAGGCGGTCGAGAAGGGCTGGTCTGAGATGAGCCCGAAGCTCGGAGAAGAGCTCAAGGTATCCTCCGATGAATTCGGCGCCTATGCGGCGGAGGAATCCCGTTCCTGCTTCGTCGAGGAGATCGAGCTCTACTACAATAACCCGCTTACAGAGCAGGGCGTGGTGCTTGTCGACACGCCGGGAGCGGACTCCATCAATGCGCGCCATACCGGCGTGGCCTTTGAATATATCAAGAACGCGGATGCGATTCTGTTCGTCACTTATTACAATCACGCCTTCTCGCACGCCGACCGGGAGTTCCTGCTCCAGCTTGGCCGGGTGAAGGACAGCTTCGAGCTTGACAAAATGTTCTTCATTGTCAATGCCGCGGACCTGGCCTCTTCTCCGGAGGAGCTCGAGGGGGTTGTCTCGCACGTGGAGAGCAATCTGCTGCAGCACGGCATCCGTCACCCGCGGATCTACCCGCTGTCGAGCTATTATGCGCTGCAGGGCAAGCTTGCAGGCGATGCGGAAGCCGTGGAAGAGACGGGCATCCTCCGCTTTGAGCGGGAGTTCGTGCGCTTCACGTTCGGCGAGCTGACCGAGATGGCGGTGCGTGCCGGCGATGCGGAAGTGAAGCGGGCCGCCGACGTGCTGAGCTACTTCATGGAGCGGGCTACGGCGGACGCGTCGGAGAGGGAGCGCGAAGCGGCCCAGCTGCGCGAATCGCTCAGCGGTGCGCTGAGAAGGCTCGAGTCCCCGGAGCTGGAAGCGGAGCAGCGCGAGCTCGCCAAGGACGTGGCGGAGCTGCTGTACTATGTGAAGCAGCGTACGACCTACCGGTTCGGCGAGCTGTTCAATCATGCGATCAACCCGGCGGTATTCCGGGAGGACAACCGGGACCCGAAGGCGATCCTCGTGTCCGCCTGGGAAGATCTACGCCGGATGATCACCTTCGATCTGACCCAGGAGGTGCTCGCCACCACGCTGCGCATCGGCAACAAGGTCAACGCGCTGCTGAAGGGGGCGGAACAGGCTTGGGCGGAGGAGGTGCGCCGGGGCGGGATCGATTCCTTCGAAGCCTCGGAATTCCGGGCGATGGAGCTGAAAACGCCGGAGCTGACAGCCCAGCTGAAGGTAGAGATCACCGCCAAATGGCTCGGGGGCTTCTTCAAGAACGCGAAGCAGTTCTTCGAAGGCGAAGGGAAGGCCCAGCTGCGCAAGGAGCTCGAAGCGCTGCTCGTCGCGCCTATGACCGCCTTCGCGGAGGAGCAGACGCAGACGCTGCAGGCGGTGTACGCCGCGCAGCTGCAGGAAGGCGCCGCAGAGCGTGCCGAAGCGATGCGGCAGGCACTGCAGGAGCATGCCGGCGGCCTGCTTGAGGCGCTCGAAGCGAAGGTCGACCTGCCGGCGCTGCGGGCGAAGCATACGCGGCTGCTGCAGTGCCTGGAGCCGCAGAAGTCGAAGGCGTAAACGGTGAAGCCGGCGGTATGAGGCATGGGGGGAGGTGGGTATCGACCGCCTTCTCCACTGCCGCCCGCACCACGGACTCGCATTGAAATAGGGCCAGCACGCGAGTTTCATCCGCACAGGATGAAATAAAGGAACGGAGATGCCTTATTGGTGTGTTTTTCGTGCCTGCGCGGCGGAAAACGAAACTCTGGTGCGCTATGGGACGATTTTGCATGAGAAATCGGCCTCTGACCAGGAATAGCTATTTTCGTGTTCACCCAGGAGTGTTACACAGTTGCATCAAGCTTATGGAGTATGGACATCAGCCGGCGGAGACATCCGTCGGCTTTTTGCCTTGCTCCGGAAAGGGAGCAGCTGGTCGAAATTCTCTTCAAGTCAGCATTGGGTATGCTTGTATTTCACTCAACGCCCGTTCGTCAACTCTGAAGTTTCATGCCTGAAGTAGGACCGGAAAGCCCTTCTTCCACGCCTGCCGCAAAAGGTGAAGAAGCAGCCCTGCATTTTGCCTGCTTTTCCCCCTTTTCCAGCGGTCACAAAATCGCCTAAGTTTTCGTGAAAGGGTTTACAATCAGACGATTCCGCATGATTTCGGTGAAAAAGATGGGCTCAGTTATCCAAATGAGAAGATATGAAGAAATATCTGGAATAGAACTCGATTATGGAGGCGTTCTCTGTTGCCGCTCCCAAGCGATGGTGCTACACTTCAACTCATAGCTGAAACGCTTCAATCGGCACGGTACTCTGGAGTCCGGGCGTCCTTTTTCATGCCTGTCGGCGCTTTGGGGAAGCGACGGAAACCGTACGTACGGCACGTAAGCTCCGCGGCTGAAGTTGAGGCCGCCGATTCACAGACACACGGTATGCGGCAGGGGTTTTGATTCCTTCGGCGATGGCTGCCGGATGGGGCGAACCCCGGGAGAAGGAGGGTCTCCATGAATGTATTTAGGCAGCTGAAGGAGTATTACTGGTCGGAACGAAGGTTTCTGCTGATCTCGGTGCTCAGCCTTATGACGGCGACGGCACTGGGGCTCGTGTATCCGAACCTGCTCCGGTATCTCATCGACGATGTGATCGGAGCGAAGCAGTATGATATGGTGCCGCTGCTGGCCCTGGCGGTGTTCGGCGTCATGGCGGTCAAGGCGGGGTTTCAGTATCTTCACGGCACAACAAGCGCGCGGCTCGGCAACATGACTGCGTTCAACCTGCGGGCAGCCTTGTACCGGAAGCTGCAGTACCTGTCTTTTCCGTACTATGACAAGGCGCGCACTGGGGATTTGATGTCCAGGCTGACGGCCGATCTTCAGGCGGTACGGGATTTTGTCGGCTTCGGTTTCGTGCAGATTCTAAATGTGGTGACGATGCTTCTGTTCGGTGTGATTATGATGTTCACGATCAACTGGGAGCTCGCGTTGTATACGATGGCCACCATGCCGCTGCTCGTGTTCACTGCGATCCGCTTCGAGGGCAGGATTCACCCGGCCTTCCGGACGCTCCGGCAGTCGATGAGTACGCTGACGACTTCCGTACAGGAGAACATTACGGGGGTGCGCACCGTCAAGTCGTTCGCCAGAGAACCGCACGAGATCGATAAGTTCTCCCGGCGCAATGACGAATACAAGATCAATAATATGGCGACAGCTGGCATTTGGGCCAAATATTTTCCGCTGATGGAGCTTTTCGCCAATCTCAGTGTGGTGATTCTGCTGGGGCTTGGCGGATGGATGGTCATCCGGGGAGAGCTGTCGCTGGGGGAGCTTGTCGCTTTCTTCAGCCTGATCTGGTATATTATCGGGCCGATGTGGGGGATCGGGTTCCATATCAACAACTTCACCCAGTCCAAGGCGGCCGGTGAGCGGCTGCTCGAAATTCTTCATCATTACGTGCATGTCAAGGACAAGGAGAATGCGCTTCCACTTCGAGATGAGGAAGTCCGGGGACATGTGCGCTTTGAGAATGTCAATTTTGCGTATACCGAGAATCAGCCGGCGCTTAAGGATTTCAATCTGGATGCTCCGGAAGGGAAAGTCATCGGGCTCCTGGGGGGCACGGGCTCCGGCAAATCCACGGTGATTCAGCTGCTCCTGCGGGCCTATAATGTCAAAGACGGACGCATCACGCTTGACGGACGGGATATCCGCGACGTGACGCTGGAGAGTCTGCGCAGCCAGACGGCGATCGTGTTCCAGGAGACATTCCTGTTCTCGTCCTCGATCCGCGGGAATATCGCATACGGCGTCAAGGAAGTCACGATGAGCGAGATTATCAAGGCTGCCAAGCTGGCCAAGGCGCATGATTTTATCATGGAGCTGCCGCTCGGGTACGACACCATTGTCGGCGAACGGGGGCTGGGGCTCTCGGGCGGACAGAAGCAGCGGATCGCGATCGCAAGAGCGCTGCTCAAGAATCCGAAAATCCTCATCCTGGACGATGCGACAAGCGCCGTCGACATGGAGACGGAGCACGAGATCCAGCGCGGCTTCCAGGAGGTCATGAAGGGACGGACGACATTCATCATCGCCCACCGGATTTCTTCGCTGAAGCATGCCGACGAAATTATTGTGCTGGACAAAGGCCGCGTCGTCCAGCGGGGGACACATGCCGAGCTGATGGCTCAGGAGGGGCCGTATCTCGATACATACCGCATCCAGTTCGCGGACGGACCGGCAGAGGAAGTGGGCAGCGGAGATGAAATGAACGCGCGATCTTCTGCTTGTCCTCCGTCCGAACCGGTTCCGGGCGTCATGCTGCGCGAAGGGGTCCCCGGGGATCCTGCCGGCCGTGAAGTGGCGGCATCGGTGCATGGCGAGGTCAAAGGAAGGGGGCTCATCCATTGAGCGGACAGTCAGAGCAGGCAGACCGCGGTCTTTGCGGCGAGAAGGCCGCCGAAGAGACGGTGAACCGGTTCGTCTACCAGGACGACGAAGAACTCGATAAGGGCTTTGACTGGGTGCAGGTCAAACGTCTCAGCAAATACATGAAGCCTTACGCCAGGCAGCTGGTGCCGATCATGATCGTCATGATGTGTGTCGGCGGCATCACGAAGCTGCTCAATCCTCTCCTCATCGCGTATGCGATCGACCATGCTTTGAAGGAGAAGGACGGTACCACCTTGTTATACTGCGTGCTCGGCATGCTCGGTCTTTATATCATCCAATGGGCGGCGAACGCCTATCGTATCCGTTTTACGAATATGATCGGTCAGCGTATCATCTATGATCTGCGGCATGACTTGTTCAGCCACATTCAGCAGCTGTCGTTCCGCTTTTTCGACAAGCGTCCGGCGGGTTCGATCCTCGTGCGGATCACGAACTATGTCAATTCGCTGCAGGACCTGCTCACCAACGGGGCCGTGAACCTGATGATCGACTGCGTGCAGCTCGTCGGTATTATCGTGATTCTGCTCATCTACAACGTGAAGCTGGGTGCGGCGATCATCGTCACGGTACCGATCATGTTCCTGATCTCGACGAAGCTGCGGGTGAGAATCCGCCGGTCCTGGCAGGTCGTGTCGACCAAGACGTCCCGGATCAACGCACACCTGAACGAGTGCATCCAGGGCATCAAGGTGACGCAGGCGTATACGCAGGAGAAGCCGAATATGGCTTACTTCGAGCTCATGAACAAGGACAACCATAAGGCGTGGACCCGGGCTTCGAATCTCAATCAGTCCTTCAACCCGATCATCGAGGTCACCGGGGCGATCGGCTACTGTATTCTGTTCTGGTTCGGGGCGCACCTTATCCAGGCCGGCGAGATTACGATCGGGGTGCTCGTCGCTTTCGCCACGTATATCGGACATTTCTGGGAGCCCATCAACCGGCTGGGGCAGATGTACTCGCAGATGCTGATTGCCATGGCCTCTTCGGAGCGGATTTTTGAGTTCATTGACGAGCAGCCGAATGTTGCCGAGCGGCCGGCCGCGAAGGATCTGCCTCCGATCCGGGGAGATATCGACTTCAAGGGCGTCGAGTTCGAGTATGAACCGGGACGTCATGCGCTGAAGGGCATCGATCTGCAGGTCAAGGCGGGTCAGTCGATCGCACTTGTAGGGCATACGGGCTCGGGTAAAAGCACGATCATCAACCTGCTGTGCCGGTTCTATGACGTCACTTCGGGCAGCATCAAGATCGACAGAACGGATATCCGCGACGTGACGATCCAGAGCCTGCGTTCGCAGGTCGGCATCGTGTTGCAGGATACGTTCATCTTCTCGGGCACGATCCGCGACAACATCCGATTCGGGCGGCTGGACGCGACGGACGAGGAGGTCGAAGCGGCCGCGAAAGCGGTGCGTGCGCACGAGTTCATTACCTCCCTGCCGCAGGGCTACGATACCGAGGTGCAGGAGAGGGGCAACGTGCTGTCGATGGGACAACGGCAGCTGCTCTCCTTCGCCCGCGCGCTGCTGGCCGACCCGCGGGTGCTTATCCTCGACGAGGCGACGGCGAGCATTGATACGGAGACGGAGCTGAAGATCCAGGAGGCGCTGAAAACACTGCTCGCCGGCCGGACCTCGTTCATCATCGCGCACCGGCTGTCGACGATCCGCCATGCCGATCACATCCTCGTGCTCGATCACGGCCGGGTGATGGAGGAGGGCGACCACGACGCGCTGATGAAGCATCAGGGCATCTATCACGGCCTGATCCAGGCGCAGTACCGCCTGCTGCAGGAAGCCGGCTAGGTCGCGGCGGCATACGGGCAGGGCTGGCCGCAGCGTCAGCTCTGCTGCTGCATGGCGGGGGGCCGGTTTGCACGTGTCTCGAACGCGGAATATCCGTGCTAAACAGCGCGCAAAGGCTCGCTGCGTCCGAATAGCACGGAAAATCCGTGCTAACCAGCTCGCAAACGCGCGCAGTGTCCGAATAGCACGGAAAATCCGTGTTAGTGGACCGAATCTCAGCGCTGCACCGGAATCGCACGAAGTCACCTTTTCCCATCCGCATTGAACAAGCTGCACTTTACCCCCGCCCGGTCCGAAAGCATGTCGCCGGGCGGGGCTTTTTTTTCGTGCCCCCCAATCCGTGCTCCGCTCATCCGACGCACAGTCGGTCACCCCGCTTCCGCCCGCATTCCAGCTGGCTTTCTCAGCCGTTCCCTTCCCGGCGGTCCGTGCGCCCCCTTGCCTTCGAAGCCGCCTCCCCGCCTGACACCGAGCGGCCTTTTTGCGCAAATATTGTCCTATCTCCTCCTTGCGGGCATATACATGGGAGGGGCTGAGCGAACGGGACGCTCCGCCCGGCCGCCTGCTGCGCAAACAGCGGGGGACCATAACAGATGAGGAGGGATGGACGTTGAATCAGCGTGGAGCTGCAGGCAAGGGGCCACGGAAACTGCTTCAATGGGCCGCGGCCTTGACTGTGATCGTGACGTTAGTTCTCTCGGGCAGATGGTTCGCGGCCGCCGGCTCCGAGCCCTTGTATGATGTGATCCTGGACGGAGAGCGGATAGGTACGGTGTCCAGTCCCCAGGCCGTAAGGGCCTGGAGGGACGAGCGTTATGAAGGGCTTGACCGTGGTGCACAAGGGCGCGAAATCTCTTCGAACCTGGAGCGGCTCCTTTTCGTGAAGAGGGAAGCCTTCTTCGAAGGTGCGGAGGACAGCAAGGTACTGGCGGCCCTCGGCCGAAAACTGCAGATTGTCGTTCATGCGGTGGAAATTCGCGTAGACGGCCGGATTGCCGGCACCGTCAGCGATATGGAGACCGCTTTTTCTATTTTGGAGAAGGTGAAAGCGCCTTATGTGGCGCAGGCTGCTGCGGCGGCTCCCGGTGCAGGCCTAACGGCAGGCTTCGAGGAGAAGGTCGAGCTGACAAAGGTGCCGCTGGAGCATCAGCCCGGCGGGGGAAGGGCTCCGGCAGCGGACGAATCGGACACCCTGCTGGCCAAGCTCGTCCAAGGAGAGGAGCAGCCCTTCGTGTACAAGGTGGTGCGGGGGGACTGCCTTTCTCTGATCGCCGTCCGGCACGGCGTTACGCTGGAGGAGATCCGGCGGCTGAACCCGCAGGTGAAGGGGGATGCCATCCGGATGGGAGACGAGCTGACGCTCAGCCGGCCGAAGCCGCTGCTGACCGTCCGCGTCGAAGCCGTGCATTCGCAGCAGGTTCCTGTTCCCAGCGGAGTCCGGTATGTGAGCGATGCGGAGATGAAGAAGGGCGAAGTCCGTGTGGCCTCGGAAGGGGCTCCGGGACTGAAGCGGGTGACCTACCGGACGGTGACGCTGAACGGGGCGGCGGCCGAGGTGCGTCCGCTCGGCGAGACGGAGGTGGCCGCTCCGGTGCCTGCCGTGGTGATCCGCGGCACGAAGACGGTCAGCGGGCAGGGCAGCGGGCGTTTTACCGTGCCGGTGCTGGAGGCCAAGGTGACCAGTGTCTTCGGCCGCCGCTGGGGACGGACGCACAAGGGGACCGATCTGATCTCGGACAGGCGGGAGATTCTGGCTTCGGACGGGGGGACGGTTTCGTTTGCCGGGTGGAAGTCCGGATACGGGCATACGATCATGATCGACCACGGGAACGGGTACGAGTCGCTCTACGGGCATTTGAGCCGGATCGGGGTGAAAGAAGGGGAAGCGGTGGACAAAGGGGAGAAGATCGGCGTCATGGGAAGCTCCGGCCAGTCGACCGGGGTGCACCTGCACTTCGAGATCCGCCGCCATGGCGAGCAGCTCAATCCGCTGCGGTATGTCAGCGTTCCGGCGGCGTGATCTTTATAACGACCGTCCCCCGTCCCATCGGGGGCAAGTTTGCAAATCGGTGCGAGAACCGCTACTCTAAAAACAGATATAGGGCCTGCCGGTATGCGCGGGTCCGAAGCTCCTAAGAGATGGGGGAAAATCGATGTTCTCGACCAAATGGCTGTGGCGGACGGCCGGATCGGCCGCGCTGCTGTCCACGTTGCTGTGCGCCTTCGGCTTCGGATACGCCGTGAACCAGATCCTGTATCCGGAGCCCGCACCGGCGGCCCTTCCCGGTGAAGCGGCTCCCCAGCCGGCGGTGAAGAAGGAGGAGGCCTGGGAAGTGAAGAACCAGATCCGCATCGTGGCGATCGGCGATTCCCTGACGGCCGGCACGGGCGATCTGGCGGGCAAAGGGTATGTCGGCCATGTGAAGGAGAAGCTGGAGCAGAAGCTAGGCAAGCCGGTTTTCGTGTATAACAATTTTGCCATACCCGGATTCCGAACGTATGATCTCCTGAAGGATTGGGATGCGAAGCAGGATATCACCAAGTCGCTCGGGGAGGCGGATCTGGTGCTCATGACGATCGGCGGCAACGACCTGTTCGAGGGAGGGACGGGCATCTTCGGCGAGACCGGCGAAGGCTTCAATCCGCAGGCGGCCGCGGACCGGATTCCGGAGGCCGCGAAGCGGCTCGGGCAGATTATGGAGCGCACCTCCAAGGCGGCGCCGAATGCGCGGATCCTCTATGTCGGGCTGTATCATCCGTTCCTCGACCTCGATCCCGAGAAAGCCGGCGCACCGGTCGTGCAGCGCTGGAATGCGGCGGCGTTCGAGGCGGCTTCCCGCTATCCGAACATTACCGTCGTGCCGACGTACGACCTGTTCGAGCTGAACCTGAACAAGTATCTCTACACGGATCACTTCCATCCGAACGCGGCGGGCTATGAGCGCATCGCCGGGCGGATTGTCGACATTCTGGGATAGATGGGGGAGCGTAAGCATGGCACTGAGGACAGGAGCGGCGGAGAACAAAGGCTCCACCAGACGGGGAAGGGACGCGGAGATCGTTCTCTCCGTGAAGAACGTGAAGAAACGGATCGGCAAGCGGCTGATCATCAAAGGGATTTCCTTCGATGTGCGCGCCGGCGAGATTTTCGGGTTCCTTGGGCCGAACGGCTCAGGCAAAACGACGACAATCCGGATGCTCGTCGACCTGATCAAACCGACGGAGGGCTCGATCGAGATCTGCGGCTATGACGTGAACCGGGAGCATAACGAAGCGCTGCAGTATGTGGGCTGCATCGTCGAGAATCCCGAGCTCTACCCGTATTTGACGGGCTGGGAGAACCTGGAGCATTTTGCCCGAATGCTTCCCGGGGTGGACGAGGCGCGGATCCGCAGGGTCGCGGAGATCGTGGGCATGGACCACCGGATTCACGATACGGTCAAGACCTACTCTCTCGGCATGCGGCAGCGGCTTGGGATCGCCCAGGCGCTGCTGAACGATCCGAAGCTGCTTATCCTGGACGAGCCTACGAACGGGCTCGATCCCCAGGGGATCAAGGAGCTGCGCGAGTTCATCCGCTCCCTCGCCGAGCAGGGGCTCAGCCTGTTCATCTCGAGCCATCTGCTCAGCGAGATCCAGCAGATGTGCGACCGCGTGGCGATCATCACGCACGGCGAGGTGATTACCGTAGGCGAGGTATCGGCGCTGGTCGACGAAAGCGTGACCACCGCCGTGTGGAGCGCGGTGCCGGCGGAGCGTGCGGTGCAGGTGCTTGGAGGGCTGCCGGGCGTCAGCATCCTCTCAGGCGGGCCTGAGGGGGCTGCCGCGGCTGCGGACCCGGCGCAGGAGGTGCCGAAGATCGTTACGCAGCTGCCGCCGGAGAGCATTCCGGAGATCACGCGGCGGCTGGTCGATGCGGGCGTGGCGCTCTACGGGATCGAGATCAAGCATCCGACCCTGGAGGATTTATTCCTGAAGCTGACGGAGGGTGAGCGCATTGGTTAGCCTGTATCCCCTGATCAAGAACGAGTGCATCAAGATCATCAAGAAAAAAAGGCTGCTGGTCGTGCTGCTCATCCTGGCCGCACTGATTCCGATGTTCACGTATGCCCAGCTGAAAGTCGCCCAAAATAACCTCAAGCAGTTCGGCACCACCGACTGGCGGGTGGAGCAGCGGCAGAAGATCCGCGACTACACCCAGAGCCTCAGCTCGGGCCGTGTTCCCGAGGAGTGGAAGCAGTGGAGGCGCGTAGAGGTCAAGCTGGCGCAGTACTACTTGGATAAAGATGTGAATCCCGCCGAGCCGAACGGGGTAACCTTTACAAGAGAGTTCGTCAAGAACGCGGTCGGCCTGTTCATTCCGCTGATGGTGATGGTCATCGCCGCGGACATGGTGTCCGGCGAGCATACGGGCGGCACGATCAAGCTGCTGCTGACCCGGCCCGTGCAGCGCTGGAAGATTCTGCTCAGCAAGCTGCTGGCGCTGGTCCTGTTCACCTCGTTTGTCGTGATCGCGACAGGCGCGCTCTGCTATCTCATCTCGGGGGTTGTCTTCGGCTACGGCGGGTGGGATATGCCGATCTTCTTCGGCTTCCAGGTCGTCGGCACGGAGGTCGACTTCTCGTTCGTCCGCCCGGTGGAGCAGTGGCTGTATCTCATCATGGAATTCGGGCTCGTCTGGTACTCCGCCCTCGTGGTCGC containing:
- a CDS encoding ABC transporter ATP-binding protein; translation: MALRTGAAENKGSTRRGRDAEIVLSVKNVKKRIGKRLIIKGISFDVRAGEIFGFLGPNGSGKTTTIRMLVDLIKPTEGSIEICGYDVNREHNEALQYVGCIVENPELYPYLTGWENLEHFARMLPGVDEARIRRVAEIVGMDHRIHDTVKTYSLGMRQRLGIAQALLNDPKLLILDEPTNGLDPQGIKELREFIRSLAEQGLSLFISSHLLSEIQQMCDRVAIITHGEVITVGEVSALVDESVTTAVWSAVPAERAVQVLGGLPGVSILSGGPEGAAAAADPAQEVPKIVTQLPPESIPEITRRLVDAGVALYGIEIKHPTLEDLFLKLTEGERIG
- a CDS encoding ABC transporter permease; its protein translation is MVSLYPLIKNECIKIIKKKRLLVVLLILAALIPMFTYAQLKVAQNNLKQFGTTDWRVEQRQKIRDYTQSLSSGRVPEEWKQWRRVEVKLAQYYLDKDVNPAEPNGVTFTREFVKNAVGLFIPLMVMVIAADMVSGEHTGGTIKLLLTRPVQRWKILLSKLLALVLFTSFVVIATGALCYLISGVVFGYGGWDMPIFFGFQVVGTEVDFSFVRPVEQWLYLIMEFGLVWYSALVVALMTLMVSVLVRSTAAGMGIMLAVLISGTILTNMVSSWETARYLFMVNLNLTMYLSGALPPIKGMTLPFSLGVLTVWGLLSVIVSFAVFTKKDVLN